The following proteins come from a genomic window of Mycobacterium sp. DL:
- the smpB gene encoding SsrA-binding protein SmpB, giving the protein MAKKPKVAKDSNNQVVASNRKARHNYAILETFEAGIALMGTEVKSLREGQASLADAFATLDDGEIWLRNLHIPEYHHGSWTNHAPRRNRKLLLHRREIDNLVGKIRDGNLTLVPLSLYFTGGKVKVELALARGKQAHDKRQDLARRDAEREVTRELGRRVKGMTS; this is encoded by the coding sequence ATGGCGAAGAAACCCAAAGTGGCCAAGGACAGCAACAACCAGGTTGTGGCGAGCAATCGCAAAGCGCGGCACAACTATGCGATTCTCGAGACCTTCGAGGCCGGGATCGCGCTGATGGGCACCGAGGTCAAGAGCCTGCGTGAGGGCCAGGCGTCGCTGGCCGACGCGTTCGCCACCCTCGACGACGGCGAGATCTGGTTGCGCAACCTGCACATCCCCGAATATCACCACGGCAGCTGGACCAACCATGCGCCCCGGCGGAATCGCAAACTACTGCTCCACCGCCGGGAGATCGACAATCTGGTCGGCAAGATCCGTGACGGCAACCTGACCCTGGTTCCGCTGTCGCTGTACTTCACCGGGGGCAAGGTCAAGGTGGAATTGGCGCTGGCCCGCGGCAAGCAGGCCCACGACAAACGTCAGGACCTCGCCCGCCGCGACGCGGAGCGTGAGGTCACCCGCGAGCTGGGCCGCCGCGTCAAGGGCATGACCTCCTGA
- a CDS encoding EamA family transporter: MAALGYGVSDFVGGIASRRVAALRVVLVSYPVALVLLIVIAVPFGGQVGTAAIVWGLLSGVAQAFGVWWFYAALGSGPISVVSPLTAILVAGIPVGVGLALGERPGPIALVGVVLALAAVVLVSREASDEDVTTHKFTVKVAWLTVGSGVAFGMNFVILDQVPVEAEFWPLVFGRIAATAIVLLAAAVTANLVLERGIPLRLAVFAGVLDTVANVATLLALQSSMLSLAGVLIALYPAATVLLAIMVLRERVTRWQATGMVLALASVGMIAAG; this comes from the coding sequence ATCGCGGCGCTGGGCTACGGCGTCAGCGACTTCGTCGGCGGCATCGCGTCGCGCCGGGTCGCGGCCCTGCGGGTGGTGCTGGTGTCCTATCCGGTCGCTCTGGTGTTGCTGATCGTCATCGCGGTGCCGTTCGGTGGCCAGGTCGGTACCGCTGCGATCGTCTGGGGACTGCTGTCCGGGGTGGCCCAGGCCTTCGGTGTGTGGTGGTTCTACGCAGCGCTGGGGTCGGGTCCGATCTCGGTGGTGTCGCCGCTGACGGCAATCCTGGTTGCGGGCATCCCGGTCGGCGTCGGGCTGGCGCTGGGGGAGCGGCCCGGACCGATCGCCCTGGTCGGCGTGGTGCTCGCGCTCGCCGCCGTGGTGCTGGTCAGTCGCGAGGCAAGCGATGAGGACGTCACCACGCACAAGTTCACGGTGAAGGTGGCCTGGCTGACCGTCGGCTCCGGTGTCGCGTTCGGAATGAACTTCGTGATCCTCGACCAGGTGCCGGTCGAGGCGGAGTTTTGGCCGCTGGTGTTCGGGCGGATAGCTGCTACCGCGATCGTGCTGCTGGCGGCAGCCGTCACGGCCAATCTGGTACTCGAACGCGGCATCCCGCTCCGGCTAGCGGTGTTCGCCGGGGTGCTCGACACCGTCGCCAACGTCGCGACGCTGCTGGCGTTGCAATCGTCGATGTTGTCCCTGGCAGGGGTGCTGATCGCGCTGTACCCGGCGGCGACGGTTCTGCTGGCGATCATGGTGCTCCGTGAGCGGGT